One Acinetobacter colistiniresistens DNA segment encodes these proteins:
- a CDS encoding ABC transporter permease, translated as MFAVMLRELRYLKRHKVDLFMAVIAPLLVILLFGSMFSSGKAEHIPIVVIDQDQSQMSRKVIHALSINHTLKVKTITASQDEAEQLINKTEAWGFVMIPEGAEQRLVKAQDAQISIAYNQSFFSIGNTISSAMLISTLNGMADYMGHSYLANSIPYLDMPTPHIKISTLYNPSMSYELFLEPFMVPAVLHLLLCCCVAFAIGQEFKRKTVGEWVISKQIISSLLGKILLYVFIFCAWTWCWMFWLAHIRGYFIAGSLSLILVAQFLLYFAYAVISSTVVLATQNLPKTFGFIALYGGSSPSFSGITLPLNNAPAFTQFWSMIIPYTPYAKLQTEQWIIGSDLYVSVVPFGILILFAALFFMLSVRLLKKNTQELCS; from the coding sequence ATGTTTGCAGTCATGCTGCGGGAATTGCGCTATTTAAAACGCCATAAAGTAGATCTATTTATGGCAGTGATTGCCCCCCTGTTGGTGATTCTATTATTTGGCAGCATGTTTTCGTCAGGTAAAGCCGAACACATACCGATTGTCGTCATCGATCAAGATCAAAGTCAAATGAGTCGCAAAGTGATTCATGCGCTTAGTATTAACCATACACTGAAAGTTAAGACCATTACTGCCAGTCAAGATGAAGCTGAACAGCTGATCAATAAAACAGAAGCTTGGGGCTTCGTGATGATCCCTGAAGGTGCTGAACAACGTCTGGTCAAGGCCCAAGATGCGCAGATCAGTATTGCCTACAACCAGTCTTTTTTTAGTATCGGCAATACCATTTCTTCTGCCATGCTGATTAGCACCTTGAATGGCATGGCAGATTATATGGGGCACAGCTATTTAGCCAATAGTATTCCTTATCTGGATATGCCAACACCGCATATCAAGATTTCAACCCTATATAATCCAAGCATGAGTTATGAACTGTTTCTCGAACCATTTATGGTGCCTGCCGTTTTACACTTATTGTTATGCTGTTGTGTCGCTTTTGCGATTGGACAAGAATTTAAGCGCAAAACAGTCGGTGAATGGGTCATCTCAAAGCAGATTATTTCCAGCCTACTGGGTAAAATCTTGCTTTATGTCTTTATTTTTTGTGCATGGACTTGGTGCTGGATGTTCTGGCTGGCACATATTCGCGGTTACTTCATTGCAGGTTCGCTCAGCTTGATTCTGGTCGCGCAATTTTTATTATATTTTGCCTATGCAGTCATTAGCAGTACGGTGGTCTTGGCAACCCAGAATTTACCCAAAACCTTTGGCTTTATTGCGCTATACGGTGGCTCATCTCCTAGCTTCTCGGGGATTACCCTACCTTTAAATAATGCACCCGCATTTACTCAATTCTGGTCGATGATTATTCCCTACACGCCTTATGCCAAACTACAAACTGAACAATGGATTATTGGTAGCGACCTCTATGTTTCAGTGGTGCCTTTTGGGATATTAATCCTCTTTGCAGCTTTATTCTTTATGTTGAGCGTGCGTCTGTTAAAGAAAAATACTCAGGAGCTTTGTTCATGA
- a CDS encoding ChbG/HpnK family deacetylase produces the protein MAKVCYCADDFAMNPEISEAILLLIKKGVLHATSCMTQSEHWPIAAQQLKALTAHAEVGLHLNFTHPFQAETFALPLPMLMLKAWARQLDAQMIQRSLEQQWNNFIVAMGKQPDFIDGHQHIHQFPVIRDVLINFLKQQNFQGWVRNLQHPLTISHYTIKTRLLAALGATSLATLCKQKNIYQNQYFAGIYDFEQEDYARLNQQWLMRAQDNLLIMCHPATQAIDYQDPIAQARVREFQYLSSSQFRDDCRLYQISLTTMGAL, from the coding sequence ATGGCTAAAGTCTGCTATTGTGCTGATGATTTTGCAATGAACCCTGAAATTTCAGAGGCAATTCTATTGCTGATCAAAAAAGGGGTTTTACATGCTACTTCATGTATGACCCAATCTGAGCATTGGCCAATTGCAGCACAACAACTCAAAGCATTAACGGCTCATGCAGAAGTCGGTTTACACCTTAATTTTACCCATCCCTTTCAAGCAGAAACCTTCGCATTGCCGCTTCCCATGCTGATGTTGAAAGCATGGGCACGCCAGTTAGATGCCCAAATGATTCAACGCAGCCTCGAACAGCAATGGAATAATTTTATTGTAGCGATGGGCAAACAACCTGATTTTATTGATGGACATCAGCATATCCATCAATTTCCAGTGATTCGGGATGTCTTGATTAACTTCCTTAAACAGCAAAATTTTCAGGGATGGGTCAGAAACCTGCAACACCCCCTCACTATTTCTCATTACACCATCAAAACACGTTTACTTGCAGCGCTAGGTGCAACAAGCTTAGCGACGCTATGTAAGCAAAAAAATATCTATCAAAACCAATATTTCGCAGGCATTTATGATTTTGAGCAGGAAGACTACGCTCGATTAAACCAACAGTGGTTAATGCGTGCACAAGATAATTTATTAATCATGTGCCATCCAGCAACCCAAGCAATTGACTATCAGGACCCGATAGCTCAGGCACGTGTTAGGGAGTTCCAATATCTCAGTTCATCTCAGTTTCGTGATGATTGTCGACTCTATCAAATTTCGCTGACCACAATGGGTGCATTATAA
- the serC gene encoding 3-phosphoserine/phosphohydroxythreonine transaminase, whose amino-acid sequence MRAYNFCAGPAALPTAVLEKAQQELLNWQGKGLSIMEMSHRSNDYVAVAEKAEADLRKLMNIPENYKVLFLQGGASLQFSAIPLNLLGKNNKADYIHTGIWSEKALKEAKRYGDINIVEAGTLIDGKHAITEQSTWNLSNNAAYVHYADNETIGGLQFAAIPDVNAPLVCDYSSSILSAPLDVSKFGLIYAGAQKNIGPAGLTIVIIRDDLLDQAKPEIPSILKYADQAKNGSMVNTPATYAWYLSGLVFEWLLEQGGVDAIYKMNQEKAKLLYGYIDSSDFYNNPIAVPNRSMMNVPFTLADEALEKTFLKEAEQHHLLNLAGHRSVGGMRASIYNAVPLQGVQALVNFMDEFAKRHG is encoded by the coding sequence ATGCGTGCTTATAATTTCTGCGCTGGTCCTGCTGCATTACCTACTGCCGTTTTAGAAAAAGCTCAACAAGAATTGTTGAATTGGCAAGGCAAAGGTCTGTCGATCATGGAAATGAGTCATCGTAGCAATGACTATGTTGCTGTGGCGGAAAAGGCTGAAGCTGATTTACGTAAGCTCATGAATATTCCTGAGAACTATAAAGTTTTATTTTTACAGGGCGGGGCGTCATTACAATTTTCAGCGATCCCATTAAACCTGTTAGGTAAAAATAACAAGGCCGATTATATCCATACAGGTATCTGGTCTGAAAAAGCCTTAAAAGAAGCAAAACGCTATGGCGATATTAATATTGTTGAAGCAGGTACTTTAATTGACGGTAAACATGCCATCACTGAACAAAGTACTTGGAATCTTTCAAACAATGCAGCCTATGTTCATTATGCGGATAATGAAACGATTGGTGGTTTGCAATTCGCAGCTATTCCAGATGTGAATGCACCGTTGGTATGTGACTATTCATCAAGCATTTTGTCTGCGCCATTAGATGTCAGCAAATTTGGTTTGATTTATGCGGGTGCGCAAAAGAATATTGGCCCAGCAGGTTTAACTATTGTGATCATCCGTGATGATTTATTGGATCAAGCCAAACCTGAGATTCCAAGCATTTTAAAATATGCTGATCAAGCAAAAAATGGCTCAATGGTGAATACACCAGCAACTTATGCATGGTACTTATCTGGTCTGGTGTTTGAGTGGTTGCTTGAGCAGGGTGGGGTAGATGCGATCTATAAAATGAACCAAGAGAAAGCGAAACTGCTTTATGGTTATATTGATTCAAGTGATTTTTATAATAATCCGATCGCCGTACCAAACCGTTCAATGATGAACGTACCATTCACCTTAGCTGATGAAGCACTTGAAAAAACCTTCCTGAAAGAAGCTGAACAACATCACTTATTGAACTTGGCAGGCCACCGTTCTGTCGGCGGTATGCGTGCAAGTATTTATAATGCCGTGCCATTACAAGGTGTGCAGGCTTTGGTGAATTTCATGGATGAGTTTGCAAAACGTCATGGTTAA
- a CDS encoding ABC transporter permease, whose protein sequence is MKSFFSYYIQTFKNIFANNSVFTTLIAATLIYSFFYPTAYKAQTAEDIPIVIVDEEQSILTSKIISQASNSPHIKITTVTDNFLEAQRMVQNQQAEGILLLPENLTNSLKRGEMGGIGLYLSTAYFIRTKEVGVGLASSIEYTLKEHLEKFGNASSFEPELSIHQIPLFNTMSGYGSYIFPAVASLIIHQTILLGLAMLIASYREQGWVAKPIEFWATFAAIFTTGCLSCLYLFGFTFWLYEFPHGGNFWGMLLAVSIYVSCVIGLGMLVGSLVDMPERVGHLIVVTSVPLFLLTGTAWPHEAMPQWMQWLAWTLPSTHGVQMFVQLNQMGVPISIVAPKLIYLATLAAVLLTLSYYRLVKK, encoded by the coding sequence ATGAAGTCATTTTTCAGTTATTACATACAGACCTTTAAAAACATTTTTGCCAACAATTCAGTGTTTACCACTTTAATTGCCGCAACACTTATTTATAGTTTCTTCTACCCGACTGCTTATAAAGCACAAACAGCCGAAGATATTCCGATTGTGATTGTGGATGAAGAACAAAGCATTTTAACCTCAAAAATCATTAGCCAAGCATCGAATAGCCCACATATCAAAATCACAACGGTGACTGATAACTTTCTGGAAGCGCAGCGGATGGTTCAAAACCAGCAAGCTGAAGGCATCTTGTTACTCCCTGAAAATCTAACCAATAGCTTAAAACGAGGTGAAATGGGTGGGATTGGTCTCTATTTGAGCACGGCGTATTTTATTCGAACCAAAGAAGTTGGAGTCGGTTTAGCAAGTTCAATTGAATATACACTGAAAGAACATTTAGAGAAGTTTGGCAATGCTTCCTCTTTTGAACCAGAACTTTCGATTCATCAAATTCCATTATTTAACACCATGTCTGGTTATGGCAGTTATATCTTCCCTGCTGTCGCCAGTTTAATTATCCATCAAACGATTTTGCTCGGACTTGCCATGCTGATTGCCAGTTATCGTGAACAAGGCTGGGTAGCAAAACCTATTGAATTCTGGGCAACATTTGCTGCAATTTTTACAACAGGTTGTCTCAGCTGTCTGTATTTGTTTGGCTTCACCTTCTGGTTATATGAATTTCCACATGGCGGTAATTTTTGGGGCATGTTACTCGCTGTATCCATTTATGTCAGCTGTGTCATAGGCTTGGGCATGTTGGTCGGCTCACTGGTAGATATGCCTGAACGTGTTGGGCACTTGATCGTGGTCACCTCTGTGCCGCTGTTCTTGCTAACAGGAACAGCGTGGCCTCACGAAGCCATGCCGCAGTGGATGCAATGGTTGGCGTGGACACTCCCATCTACCCATGGCGTACAAATGTTTGTTCAGCTTAACCAAATGGGTGTACCGATCTCGATTGTGGCACCGAAATTAATTTATCTTGCAACGCTTGCAGCAGTTTTACTGACACTTTCTTATTATCGTCTCGTGAAAAAATAG
- a CDS encoding TolC family protein, translating to MLKQHNRPSFKLQRFPKMLSLSISLISCALLPTTLLAQTFSYSDAEQYVVENAYASQAQQALQQASQLEMEAVKHLGLPRIDLNARAYSFRSETSVPLESSKRRLENSLTRGFDDKLSQWGGTLPPEVIDQVSQGFDQTVNEGLNQVPNNLDVTVKDHDVRTSISMVMPLYTGGKISSAKQIASIQAQRSNISEKQQQDSQRFEMIQSYFNVQLQQQLLNASLFNLNAMQEHYSNALKLEQQGFINKGQRMQFEVARNNAERSYQNAQSNLQASQFSLQNLLKTKEGLKLTTPLFVNTTQNHSLDKLLANYDQNSSLIKKLQMDTQLANENVKVQQSAKKPSLFAFGEYGLENKDNWIVGVMAKYNLFSGIDNNKNIRAAELKKYAAELMTERTKQEVENVLYKSYSELSSSQTSHQLLTQNTKAAQENLRIQQLSFKEGMGTATQVIDAQNALSALRSEMAINSYKYILSLATLLQSYGSIDEFKLYVNQPRTDYIR from the coding sequence ATGTTGAAACAACATAATCGACCGAGTTTTAAGCTCCAACGGTTTCCCAAAATGTTAAGCTTGAGTATAAGTTTAATCAGCTGTGCCCTGTTGCCCACAACTCTACTCGCGCAAACTTTTAGTTATAGTGACGCTGAACAATATGTTGTGGAAAATGCCTATGCCTCACAGGCACAACAAGCATTACAACAAGCCTCTCAGCTGGAAATGGAAGCCGTAAAGCATTTAGGTCTTCCACGTATTGACTTGAACGCACGTGCTTACTCATTTCGCAGTGAGACCAGCGTACCGTTAGAATCTAGTAAACGTCGACTAGAAAACTCGCTGACACGTGGTTTTGATGACAAATTATCGCAATGGGGAGGTACACTTCCGCCAGAAGTAATAGATCAGGTCAGTCAAGGTTTTGATCAAACCGTTAACGAAGGTTTAAATCAGGTTCCCAATAATCTTGATGTGACGGTAAAAGATCATGACGTTCGGACTTCCATTTCAATGGTCATGCCACTCTATACTGGCGGTAAAATTAGTAGCGCCAAACAAATTGCCAGCATTCAGGCACAACGCTCAAACATCAGTGAAAAACAACAACAAGACTCACAACGTTTTGAGATGATTCAGTCTTATTTTAATGTGCAGTTACAACAGCAATTACTCAATGCCAGCCTTTTCAATTTAAATGCGATGCAAGAACACTATAGCAATGCACTTAAACTCGAACAGCAAGGCTTCATTAATAAAGGTCAACGCATGCAATTTGAGGTGGCGCGCAATAATGCGGAGCGAAGCTATCAAAATGCGCAGTCGAATCTGCAAGCCAGCCAATTCAGCTTACAGAATTTATTAAAAACCAAAGAAGGTTTAAAACTCACCACCCCTCTTTTTGTCAATACCACACAAAATCATTCTTTGGATAAGCTGCTTGCCAATTACGATCAAAATTCAAGTTTGATTAAAAAACTGCAGATGGATACACAACTTGCCAATGAAAATGTCAAAGTTCAACAATCCGCGAAAAAGCCCAGCCTATTTGCCTTTGGCGAATATGGATTAGAGAATAAAGACAACTGGATTGTTGGCGTGATGGCCAAATACAATCTATTCTCTGGGATTGATAATAATAAAAATATCCGTGCCGCTGAGCTCAAAAAGTACGCTGCTGAACTCATGACTGAACGCACTAAACAAGAAGTTGAAAATGTGCTGTATAAGTCATATAGCGAATTAAGCTCGTCCCAAACCAGTCATCAACTGCTTACTCAAAATACTAAAGCCGCACAAGAAAACTTACGCATTCAACAGCTTTCATTTAAAGAAGGTATGGGCACTGCCACCCAAGTGATTGATGCACAAAATGCTCTCAGTGCATTAAGAAGTGAAATGGCAATCAACTCGTACAAATATATTTTATCTTTGGCGACCTTATTGCAAAGCTATGGTTCGATTGATGAATTCAAGCTTTATGTTAATCAACCACGTACTGACTATATCCGCTAA
- a CDS encoding HlyD family secretion protein, translating into MNQNQSSSNSEHDIDPVEKTTTTQSSETATAQVSPAEKANQPEPNTGTSNSQQPPAEPPKKSKAKLIGLIILILLLGVIAFGLWKAYQPQAIELQGRVESETVHISTKVPSRIEEFYVTEGQPIKKGQALVRFVSPELEAKKEQAQAALQSATAFHSTVYRGAQQENIDTLYANWQAMKTQAELAATTYKRGETLYQQGVISRQRRDEMLAAQTSARETAEGSYQQYARAKRGSTEQQKSTADAQVAMAQAAVKEANALTEETKLYSPTDGTVSKTYGKPTELVATGVPVVSIIEDHDLWVSLNVREDMYSSVYKTKTLEGFIPALNQKATFKVKNIDAEGDFATIKTTRQTGGYDIRSFKFHLVPEQSIPDLKVGMSVLFKIEEAK; encoded by the coding sequence ATGAACCAAAATCAATCATCATCCAATTCAGAACACGATATAGATCCAGTGGAAAAAACAACGACGACTCAAAGTTCTGAAACAGCAACAGCGCAAGTGAGCCCTGCTGAAAAAGCGAATCAACCAGAGCCGAATACTGGAACTTCAAACTCTCAACAGCCACCTGCTGAACCGCCGAAAAAATCAAAAGCGAAATTGATTGGGTTGATCATTTTGATTCTGCTATTGGGCGTCATTGCATTTGGATTATGGAAAGCGTATCAACCTCAAGCGATTGAACTACAAGGTCGGGTTGAATCTGAAACTGTTCATATCAGCACCAAAGTTCCAAGCCGCATTGAAGAGTTTTATGTCACTGAAGGCCAACCAATTAAAAAAGGCCAAGCATTGGTTCGTTTCGTTAGTCCTGAACTCGAAGCGAAAAAAGAACAAGCACAAGCCGCTTTACAGAGTGCCACAGCGTTCCATTCAACTGTGTATCGTGGGGCGCAACAAGAAAACATCGATACGCTTTATGCTAATTGGCAAGCGATGAAAACCCAAGCTGAATTGGCCGCTACGACTTATAAGCGTGGTGAGACACTCTATCAACAAGGAGTGATTTCACGTCAACGCCGTGATGAAATGCTGGCAGCACAAACCTCTGCTCGTGAAACAGCAGAAGGATCTTATCAACAATATGCACGTGCCAAACGAGGTAGTACTGAGCAGCAAAAATCCACAGCTGACGCACAAGTTGCCATGGCACAAGCGGCAGTTAAAGAAGCCAATGCCTTGACGGAAGAAACCAAACTGTATTCGCCAACCGATGGTACGGTGTCTAAGACCTATGGTAAGCCAACTGAACTCGTTGCCACTGGTGTGCCTGTGGTCAGTATCATCGAAGACCACGATTTATGGGTCAGCCTGAATGTCCGTGAAGATATGTATAGTTCAGTCTATAAGACCAAAACCCTTGAAGGCTTTATTCCTGCACTGAATCAAAAGGCCACTTTTAAGGTAAAAAATATTGATGCTGAAGGTGACTTTGCCACCATCAAAACTACACGCCAAACTGGTGGTTATGATATTCGCAGCTTCAAGTTTCATCTGGTGCCAGAACAATCAATTCCTGATTTGAAAGTTGGCATGAGTGTATTGTTTAAAATTGAAGAGGCAAAATAA
- a CDS encoding YaiI/YqxD family protein has product MLPFKLWVDADALPKILREVILRASDRYQLEVTFVANQNVGITPSLRIKSIQVMSGADQADQEIVDRMQENDIVITQDIPLAAQVIEKGGIAIHPRGEIYTTANVKARLHLRDFMDTLRGAGVQTGGPPPISERDKREFSSSLDQTILKQKRKTAL; this is encoded by the coding sequence GTGCTGCCATTTAAATTATGGGTGGATGCCGATGCTTTACCTAAAATTTTACGTGAAGTAATTTTACGTGCATCTGATCGTTATCAACTCGAAGTCACTTTTGTTGCCAATCAGAATGTCGGCATTACGCCGTCGTTACGGATTAAATCCATTCAGGTCATGAGCGGGGCAGATCAGGCGGATCAGGAAATTGTAGATCGTATGCAAGAGAATGATATTGTCATTACACAAGATATTCCGCTTGCAGCGCAAGTGATTGAAAAAGGCGGAATTGCAATTCATCCTCGTGGTGAGATTTATACCACAGCCAACGTAAAAGCTCGTCTGCATTTACGTGATTTTATGGATACTTTACGCGGCGCAGGAGTACAAACTGGTGGGCCACCACCAATTTCAGAACGTGATAAACGTGAGTTTTCCAGTTCACTGGATCAGACCATTTTAAAACAAAAACGCAAAACCGCGCTTTGA
- a CDS encoding DMT family transporter has protein sequence MPSRLNLMLTYGLLVFIWATTPLAIVWSVSDLHPMWALVIRFFIALPLAVSMVLLLKVEFPTHKIALLSYSAGALSLIGSQIFTYAATAYLSSGLIALMFGLAPIMAGLIGRFGFQHKLAGLQWLGMATSIVGLAMICLSGSQQHVQPIGIILMLISVFSYSLSIFLVKKIDADLPVMAQATGSILVSTLLAVLLLPWIWPYAPTHIPSAKSLLALTYTVIMASLIAMFCYFKLVQNLQATTLSLTTVMTPMLAILIGAYLNHEQLSVQVFIGATIILLGLLLYFFRDLRAYRRLKV, from the coding sequence ATGCCATCACGCCTTAATTTAATGCTGACCTACGGGTTGCTGGTTTTTATCTGGGCAACGACGCCATTGGCGATTGTGTGGAGTGTCTCGGACTTGCATCCAATGTGGGCACTGGTCATTCGCTTTTTTATTGCCTTACCTTTGGCGGTCAGTATGGTCTTACTTTTAAAGGTGGAGTTTCCGACGCATAAAATTGCCTTGTTAAGCTATAGCGCAGGTGCTTTAAGCTTGATTGGTTCACAAATCTTTACTTATGCGGCAACGGCATATCTCAGTTCAGGTTTAATTGCCCTGATGTTCGGTTTGGCGCCCATTATGGCAGGGCTGATTGGTCGTTTTGGCTTTCAACACAAACTGGCGGGATTACAGTGGTTGGGTATGGCTACCTCAATTGTCGGTTTGGCGATGATTTGTTTAAGTGGAAGCCAACAGCATGTCCAGCCGATTGGTATTATTTTGATGCTGATCAGTGTTTTTTCTTATTCCTTATCTATTTTTCTAGTCAAAAAGATTGATGCTGATTTGCCTGTTATGGCACAGGCAACAGGTTCGATTCTGGTTTCAACCTTATTGGCGGTCTTGTTATTGCCGTGGATTTGGCCTTATGCACCGACACATATCCCATCAGCGAAATCACTATTGGCGCTGACATATACCGTAATTATGGCATCGCTGATTGCGATGTTTTGTTATTTTAAATTGGTTCAAAATCTACAAGCGACAACGTTGTCATTAACAACGGTAATGACGCCAATGTTGGCGATCTTGATTGGTGCGTACCTGAATCATGAGCAGTTATCCGTTCAGGTCTTTATCGGCGCAACGATTATCCTTTTGGGTTTACTACTCTATTTCTTTCGAGACCTACGCGCATACCGCCGTTTAAAGGTTTAA
- a CDS encoding GtrA family protein — protein sequence MQTHFLQFFRFGLVGLIAACAHYLIVILLIQPQYQIALKYANFFAFLIAFWISYFGHRIFTFKATHLQHRETLKKFIVVAGLGFIFNESLLLISHHFLETNVSVLVIFSIGVTSLFTFLLNRYFAFQ from the coding sequence ATGCAGACTCATTTCCTCCAGTTCTTTCGGTTTGGTCTTGTTGGTTTAATTGCGGCATGTGCTCATTATCTTATAGTCATTCTGTTGATTCAGCCTCAATACCAAATCGCATTGAAATACGCCAATTTCTTCGCATTTTTAATTGCATTCTGGATCAGTTATTTCGGTCACCGTATTTTTACTTTTAAAGCGACCCACCTACAACATAGAGAAACCCTGAAAAAATTTATTGTGGTCGCTGGACTTGGCTTTATTTTTAATGAATCGCTATTACTCATCAGTCACCACTTTCTTGAGACCAACGTCTCCGTACTGGTTATTTTCAGTATTGGCGTTACTTCTTTATTTACCTTTTTACTTAACCGTTATTTTGCATTCCAATAA
- a CDS encoding glycosyltransferase family 2 protein encodes MTNNPFLSCVVPAYNEAENLKKFIPALAQQLEQQNLRYEIIIVDDGSQDQSIAVLQQMLDDYPLRILTLSRNFGKEAALSAGLDHVRGDAALLIDADFQHPLDAIPTMIQLWKSGYDMVYGIRDRSTESWLKKLFTQGYYHILNLSSTVDIPENAGDFRLLDAKVVEAVKNLPEKNRYMKGLFAWVGFKTIGIHFTEQQRQHGQSSFNFKSLFQLAMSGLTGFSDLPLRLCIYIGALLAVFAMGYGIWIIIETLIEGVSVPGWATLAAGMTLLGGIQLLCIGILGEYIGRIYAEVKNRPKYIVSAEYSHLQSKPVIQDKQNNVASL; translated from the coding sequence ATGACAAACAATCCATTTTTATCTTGTGTCGTCCCAGCTTATAACGAAGCAGAGAATCTGAAAAAATTTATTCCTGCATTGGCTCAGCAACTGGAACAACAAAATTTACGCTATGAGATCATTATTGTAGATGATGGTAGCCAAGATCAAAGTATCGCAGTTTTACAGCAAATGCTTGACGACTATCCATTACGTATACTCACCCTATCACGTAATTTTGGTAAAGAAGCTGCGTTAAGTGCGGGTCTGGATCATGTCAGAGGCGATGCTGCATTACTGATTGATGCAGATTTCCAACACCCTCTGGATGCCATTCCAACCATGATTCAACTTTGGAAAAGTGGTTATGACATGGTGTACGGTATCCGAGATCGAAGCACCGAATCATGGTTGAAAAAGCTTTTTACCCAAGGTTATTACCATATCTTAAATCTCAGCTCTACTGTCGATATTCCTGAAAATGCAGGTGATTTTCGTTTGCTCGATGCGAAAGTTGTTGAGGCGGTTAAAAACTTACCTGAAAAAAACCGCTACATGAAAGGGCTATTTGCCTGGGTTGGTTTTAAAACTATCGGGATCCATTTTACCGAGCAACAACGCCAGCATGGACAATCGAGCTTCAACTTTAAATCCCTGTTTCAGTTGGCTATGTCTGGCTTAACAGGGTTTTCAGACCTACCTTTACGTTTATGTATTTACATCGGAGCTCTACTTGCAGTATTTGCAATGGGTTATGGCATCTGGATTATTATTGAAACTTTAATTGAAGGAGTGAGCGTACCCGGCTGGGCGACACTGGCAGCAGGTATGACACTTTTAGGCGGGATTCAACTGCTTTGTATCGGGATTTTAGGTGAATATATTGGACGTATTTATGCGGAAGTTAAAAATCGACCTAAATACATTGTCTCGGCAGAATATTCACATCTTCAGTCCAAACCCGTTATTCAAGATAAACAAAACAATGTAGCTTCTCTCTGA